A genomic window from Luteolibacter sp. LG18 includes:
- a CDS encoding TIGR00282 family metallophosphoesterase, whose protein sequence is MSSLRILFLGDVVGEPGRKAVIGQLARFREEEGVDFIIVNGENAAGGRGITPRITIDLLRAGAAVVTTGDHVWDQPEIVDYFPTEPRLLRPLNYPEGTPGGGSVVLETAKGKVGVLLVQGRSFIQPPLENPFLAAEVEVERLRAEGVNVIVCEIHAETTSEKIAMGRLLDGKASFVVGTHTHVQTADERIFPGGTGFLTDAGMCGPDESVLGRSVESVVWRFRTGLPTRFPVAKGPVRLCGAIVDVETETGKCISVRRVSELIEVEAPAAVPAAPQTL, encoded by the coding sequence ATGTCCTCTCTCCGTATCTTGTTTCTGGGCGATGTCGTCGGCGAACCGGGCCGCAAGGCTGTCATCGGGCAACTGGCCCGTTTCCGCGAGGAAGAAGGTGTCGATTTCATCATCGTCAACGGTGAAAACGCCGCCGGTGGCCGCGGCATCACCCCGCGCATCACCATCGACCTGCTCCGCGCCGGCGCCGCGGTGGTGACGACCGGCGACCATGTCTGGGATCAGCCGGAAATCGTGGACTATTTCCCGACCGAACCGCGCCTGCTGCGTCCGCTGAACTACCCCGAGGGCACGCCCGGTGGCGGTTCGGTGGTGCTGGAAACCGCGAAGGGCAAGGTGGGCGTGCTGCTGGTGCAGGGGCGTTCCTTCATCCAGCCGCCGCTGGAGAACCCGTTCCTGGCCGCGGAGGTCGAGGTGGAGCGACTGCGGGCGGAGGGCGTGAATGTCATCGTCTGCGAGATCCACGCGGAAACCACGAGCGAGAAGATCGCAATGGGGCGTCTGCTGGATGGCAAGGCGTCGTTCGTGGTGGGCACCCACACGCACGTCCAGACGGCGGACGAGCGGATTTTCCCCGGTGGCACCGGTTTCCTGACCGATGCGGGCATGTGCGGGCCGGACGAATCGGTGCTGGGACGCTCGGTGGAATCCGTGGTGTGGCGTTTCCGCACCGGATTGCCGACCCGATTTCCGGTGGCGAAGGGTCCGGTGCGGCTTTGCGGGGCGATTGTGGACGTGGAAACGGAGACCGGAAAATGCATTTCGGTGCGCCGTGTTTCCGAATTGATCGAGGTTGAAGCCCCGGCAGCGGTTCCGGCGGCTCCCCAAACCCTTTGA
- the rplA gene encoding 50S ribosomal protein L1, translated as MAKHRSKRYVSAVALVEAGKSYSLPDAVGTVKKFPAPKFDPTVTISFHLGVDPRKSDQMVRGSVSLPHGTGKNVRVAVFAQGAAAEAAKAAGAEFVGYEDLIAKVQGGFTDFDAAIATPDAMTEVRKIARVLGPRGLMPNPKTGTVTDDVAKAVKEVKAGRVDFKLDKNGNVSGPVGKSSFSPEQLIENTQAFVDSVVRAKPASAKGNYIQSATLAATMLPGLPLESATYTKASA; from the coding sequence ATGGCCAAACACCGCAGCAAACGCTACGTCTCGGCTGTCGCGCTCGTCGAAGCCGGCAAGTCCTACTCGTTGCCCGACGCCGTCGGCACCGTGAAGAAATTCCCGGCTCCGAAGTTCGACCCCACCGTCACCATTTCCTTCCACCTCGGAGTGGATCCCCGCAAGAGCGACCAGATGGTCCGCGGTTCCGTCTCGCTGCCGCACGGCACGGGTAAGAACGTGCGCGTCGCCGTCTTCGCCCAGGGTGCCGCCGCCGAAGCCGCCAAGGCTGCCGGCGCCGAGTTCGTGGGTTACGAAGACCTCATCGCCAAGGTCCAGGGTGGCTTCACCGACTTCGATGCCGCGATCGCCACGCCGGACGCGATGACCGAAGTCCGCAAGATCGCCCGTGTCCTCGGTCCCCGCGGCCTCATGCCGAACCCGAAGACCGGCACCGTGACGGACGACGTCGCGAAGGCCGTCAAGGAAGTGAAGGCCGGTCGCGTCGACTTCAAGCTCGACAAGAACGGCAACGTTTCCGGCCCCGTCGGCAAGTCCTCTTTCTCCCCGGAACAGCTCATCGAGAACACCCAGGCGTTCGTCGACAGCGTGGTCCGTGCCAAGCCCGCCTCCGCGAAGGGCAACTACATCCAGAGCGCCACCCTCGCCGCCACCATGCTGCCGGGTCTGCCGCTTGAATCGGCCACCTACACCAAGGCCTCCGCCTAA
- the tuf gene encoding elongation factor Tu, which translates to MAKESFQRNKPHVNIGTIGHVDHGKTTLTAAITNTLAEKGFAQAKNYADIDAAPEERERGITINTAHVEYETDIRHYAHVDCPGHADYVKNMITGAAQMDGGILVVSAADGPMPQTREHILLARQVGVPALVVFMNKVDLVDDEELLELVEMEVRDLLSTYEFPGDDIPVVKGSAKAALEGDAKYKEAILKLMEAVDSYIPEPERPIDKPFLMPIEDVFSIEGRGTVCTGRVERGIIKKMEEVEIVGIRDTQKTTVTDIEMFRKLLDEGRAGDNVGLLLRGLKKDQLERGQVIAKPGTVKPHRKFKGEIYVLSKEEGGRHTPFFSNYRPQFYFRTTDVTGSIKLPEGVEMVMPGDNVNLEVELITPIAMEQTMRFAIREGGRTVGAGRVGDILD; encoded by the coding sequence ATGGCTAAAGAATCCTTCCAGCGTAACAAGCCGCACGTCAATATCGGCACCATCGGCCACGTTGACCACGGTAAGACCACCCTCACCGCCGCGATCACGAACACCCTCGCTGAAAAGGGCTTCGCGCAGGCCAAGAACTATGCCGACATCGACGCCGCTCCGGAAGAGCGCGAGCGCGGCATCACGATCAACACCGCTCACGTCGAGTACGAAACGGACATCCGCCACTACGCGCACGTCGACTGCCCGGGTCACGCCGACTATGTGAAGAACATGATCACCGGCGCCGCCCAGATGGACGGTGGTATCCTGGTGGTTTCCGCCGCTGACGGCCCGATGCCGCAGACCCGCGAGCACATCCTTCTCGCCCGCCAGGTCGGCGTGCCGGCTCTCGTGGTGTTCATGAACAAGGTTGACCTCGTCGACGACGAAGAGCTCCTTGAGCTCGTCGAGATGGAAGTTCGCGACCTCCTCTCCACCTACGAATTCCCGGGCGATGACATCCCGGTCGTGAAGGGTTCCGCCAAGGCCGCTCTCGAAGGCGACGCCAAGTATAAGGAAGCCATCCTCAAGCTGATGGAAGCCGTCGACTCCTACATCCCGGAGCCGGAGCGTCCGATCGACAAGCCCTTCCTCATGCCGATCGAAGACGTGTTCTCGATCGAAGGTCGTGGAACGGTCTGCACCGGCCGTGTCGAGCGTGGCATCATCAAGAAGATGGAAGAAGTCGAAATCGTTGGTATCCGCGACACGCAGAAGACCACCGTCACCGACATCGAAATGTTCCGCAAGCTGCTCGACGAAGGTCGTGCCGGTGACAACGTCGGTCTCCTCCTCCGCGGTCTGAAGAAGGACCAGCTTGAGCGTGGCCAGGTCATCGCCAAGCCGGGCACCGTGAAGCCGCACCGCAAGTTCAAGGGCGAAATCTACGTCCTGTCCAAGGAAGAAGGCGGTCGTCACACCCCGTTCTTCTCGAACTACCGCCCGCAGTTCTACTTCCGCACCACCGACGTGACCGGCAGCATCAAGCTTCCGGAAGGCGTTGAAATGGTGATGCCGGGCGACAACGTCAATCTTGAAGTCGAGCTCATCACCCCGATCGCCATGGAGCAGACCATGCGCTTCGCCATTCGCGAAGGTGGCCGCACCGTCGGCGCCGGCCGCGTGGGTGATATCCTTGACTAA
- a CDS encoding N-acetylmuramoyl-L-alanine amidase — protein MSLCSKALALFLAGLLGLGGWLAFRQPDLRLALASVETGDTAPEPPQPPARKPTGPLGSAPDWTTLDAYQETITRGDFEHLLTDIFTTGDGWRNYITLADHEATIAADGPNGGLQFHLRFAPAGTSPTVPRHWRTARELPPAPPERPLEGLRIAIDPGHIGGAWAKMEERWFAIGSAPPVCEGDLTLAVARLLKPQLESLGATVTLVRNNTEPLTTLRPETLLAEAAATAPAGADLHKTAERLFYRTAEIRARADLVNHTLKPDLVLCLHFNAEAWGNALSPSLADHSHCHLLLNGGYVDEEIALADQRYEMLRKLLQRTHAEEAAIGADVAASFYSATGLPPYTYNPLAKNARMVDGNPYLWARNLLANRLYDCPVIFMEPYVMNSRHDYARIQAGDYEGTREIDGKQEPSILREYAGAVAEGLKRHYSKIRQGPPLIPEH, from the coding sequence ATGTCGCTCTGCTCCAAAGCCCTGGCACTCTTCCTCGCCGGCCTCCTCGGCCTCGGCGGCTGGCTCGCCTTCCGCCAGCCGGACCTCCGGCTCGCCCTGGCCTCCGTGGAAACGGGCGACACCGCCCCGGAACCACCGCAGCCACCCGCCCGCAAGCCCACCGGCCCGCTCGGCAGCGCCCCGGACTGGACCACCCTCGATGCCTATCAGGAGACCATCACCCGCGGCGATTTCGAGCACCTGCTGACCGACATCTTCACCACCGGCGATGGCTGGCGGAACTACATCACCCTTGCCGACCACGAGGCGACCATCGCCGCCGATGGCCCGAATGGCGGTCTCCAGTTCCACCTCCGTTTCGCCCCCGCCGGCACCTCGCCCACCGTGCCCCGCCACTGGCGCACCGCCCGCGAACTCCCACCCGCCCCGCCCGAGCGACCGCTGGAGGGCCTCCGCATCGCCATCGATCCCGGCCACATCGGCGGCGCATGGGCGAAGATGGAGGAGCGCTGGTTCGCCATCGGCAGCGCCCCGCCGGTCTGCGAGGGCGACCTCACCCTCGCCGTCGCCCGCTTGCTGAAGCCACAGCTCGAATCGCTCGGCGCCACCGTCACCCTGGTCCGGAACAACACCGAGCCGCTCACCACCCTACGCCCGGAAACCCTGCTCGCCGAGGCCGCCGCCACCGCCCCGGCCGGCGCCGATCTCCACAAGACCGCCGAGCGCTTGTTCTACCGCACCGCCGAAATCCGCGCCCGCGCCGACCTCGTCAACCACACCCTCAAGCCCGATCTGGTCCTCTGCTTGCACTTCAATGCCGAGGCCTGGGGCAATGCCCTCAGCCCTTCCCTCGCCGATCATTCCCACTGCCACCTGCTGCTCAATGGTGGCTACGTCGACGAGGAAATCGCCCTCGCCGACCAGCGTTACGAGATGCTCCGCAAGCTACTCCAGCGCACCCACGCCGAGGAAGCCGCCATCGGAGCGGATGTCGCCGCGTCCTTCTACTCCGCCACCGGCCTGCCGCCCTACACCTACAATCCCCTCGCGAAGAACGCCCGCATGGTCGATGGCAACCCCTACCTGTGGGCCCGCAACCTGCTCGCCAACCGCCTCTACGATTGCCCCGTGATCTTCATGGAGCCCTACGTGATGAACTCCCGCCACGACTACGCCCGCATCCAGGCCGGCGATTATGAAGGCACCCGCGAGATCGACGGCAAACAGGAACCCTCCATCCTCCGCGAATACGCCGGAGCCGTCGCCGAAGGATTGAAGCGACACTACAGCAAGATCCGCCAAGGCCCGCCCTTGATCCCCGAACACTAA
- the rplK gene encoding 50S ribosomal protein L11, whose translation MAKEVVKLIKLQIPAGAANPSPPVGPALGQAGVNIMAFCKDFNASTQSQSGDILPVVISVYKDKTFSYITKKPPAGNLLKKAAGLASGSGEPNKKKVGKISKEKLMEVVKIKMPDLNTKDPEAAARILAGTARQMGLEIEGY comes from the coding sequence ATGGCCAAGGAAGTCGTCAAACTCATCAAGCTCCAGATTCCCGCCGGAGCCGCCAATCCGTCCCCGCCCGTCGGTCCCGCCCTCGGTCAGGCCGGTGTCAACATCATGGCGTTCTGCAAGGATTTCAACGCCAGCACCCAGAGCCAGTCCGGTGACATCCTCCCGGTCGTGATCTCGGTGTATAAGGACAAGACCTTCTCTTATATCACCAAGAAGCCCCCGGCAGGCAACCTTCTCAAGAAGGCGGCCGGTCTGGCCTCCGGCTCCGGTGAACCGAACAAGAAGAAGGTCGGCAAGATCTCCAAGGAAAAGCTCATGGAGGTCGTGAAGATCAAGATGCCGGACCTCAACACCAAGGACCCGGAAGCCGCCGCCCGCATCCTGGCCGGCACCGCCCGCCAGATGGGCCTCGAGATCGAAGGCTACTAA
- a CDS encoding DUF2868 domain-containing protein: MERNGRWNLVDLIDFEQAMGSSSAGPGEEEKRALLADGPDRRVVWRRWLESRREAGSRGPGRKFFGALRGVTFGLAVVMALVGGSTVLGLWERDRGGINVGLFLALVLGTQWLVLLGALLAWIFHRRAGEAFSQIQGWVGALARRFSGEREAEWWYRLMEEGAARKALLWRLARAVQTAGVAFNLGALAALAGLILFRNIGFFWETTTESTMRAVLWQVTHILSAPWQVLDPIAVPGSMTLDATRWEPGEVGKLAPGPPEWWRFLLWSLVVWGMGPRWILRAVCRWQEGRALKAVAFQSKHHRAAWREWFATDQREEIRNRPTDGALVIDVGGAGFSKERLRPLLLQKLRVNPVAWERTGVLDADSEAAAREALARAEAAIVLLVEGWALSPRQIEALLTRVGVVKEGRRVILFVGNAAPEGAIRAPEADERRTWEGFVDGLKGSEVELVFAEGGAA; this comes from the coding sequence ATGGAGCGCAACGGGCGGTGGAATCTGGTGGACCTGATCGATTTCGAGCAGGCCATGGGCTCCTCGTCCGCAGGCCCGGGGGAGGAGGAAAAGCGTGCGCTGCTGGCGGACGGACCGGACCGGCGGGTGGTGTGGCGACGGTGGCTCGAAAGCCGCCGCGAGGCCGGATCGCGCGGGCCGGGGCGGAAATTTTTCGGGGCGCTGCGTGGCGTGACCTTTGGCTTGGCGGTGGTAATGGCGCTGGTTGGCGGTTCCACGGTCCTGGGGCTGTGGGAACGCGACCGCGGCGGCATCAATGTCGGGCTGTTCCTGGCGCTGGTGCTGGGAACGCAGTGGTTGGTGCTGCTCGGCGCGCTGCTGGCGTGGATTTTCCATCGGCGGGCGGGAGAGGCGTTTTCGCAGATCCAAGGGTGGGTCGGGGCCCTGGCGCGGCGGTTTTCCGGGGAGCGGGAGGCGGAGTGGTGGTACCGGCTGATGGAGGAGGGTGCGGCGCGGAAGGCGCTGCTGTGGCGGCTGGCCCGCGCGGTGCAGACGGCGGGGGTGGCGTTCAATCTCGGGGCGCTGGCGGCGCTCGCCGGGCTGATCCTGTTCCGGAACATCGGCTTTTTCTGGGAGACCACCACCGAGTCCACGATGCGGGCGGTGCTGTGGCAGGTGACCCACATCCTTTCCGCGCCGTGGCAGGTGCTCGATCCGATCGCGGTGCCGGGGTCGATGACCCTCGACGCGACCCGTTGGGAACCCGGCGAGGTGGGCAAGCTGGCTCCGGGGCCGCCGGAGTGGTGGCGGTTTCTGCTGTGGTCGCTGGTGGTGTGGGGCATGGGGCCGCGCTGGATCCTGCGGGCGGTGTGCCGTTGGCAGGAAGGGCGGGCGCTGAAGGCGGTGGCGTTCCAATCGAAGCATCATCGCGCGGCGTGGCGGGAATGGTTTGCCACGGACCAGCGCGAGGAGATCCGCAACCGGCCGACCGATGGCGCGCTGGTGATCGATGTGGGCGGTGCGGGATTTTCGAAGGAGCGGCTGCGGCCGCTGCTGCTCCAGAAGCTGCGGGTCAATCCGGTGGCATGGGAGCGCACCGGGGTGCTCGATGCCGACAGCGAGGCGGCGGCCCGTGAGGCGCTGGCGCGCGCCGAGGCGGCGATCGTGCTGCTGGTGGAGGGCTGGGCGCTGTCGCCGCGGCAGATCGAGGCGCTGCTGACGCGGGTGGGCGTGGTGAAGGAAGGGCGGCGGGTGATTTTGTTCGTCGGCAATGCGGCTCCCGAGGGAGCGATCCGGGCTCCGGAGGCGGACGAGCGGCGGACGTGGGAGGGTTTCGTCGATGGACTGAAGGGCTCGGAAGTGGAACTCGTGTTCGCGGAAGGAGGTGCGGCGTGA
- a CDS encoding sugar nucleotide-binding protein — MKLLLCGHGYLGQAISREFLAAGWDVAATSLSGGEGTLSCDLSNAVSVAALADIQPDFVVHCAASGRGGPEAYRAVYLDGCRHLIATFPGIPLLFTSSTSVYSQIDGSEVTEDSPAEPDRETGRILRKTEDLVLSSGGLITRLAGIYGPSRSVILKKFLTGEAVIEEDGRRYLNQIHRDDAARAILHLLSSSSQLSTLNSQLLFNLSDSTPLTQLEAYTALARTFDKPLPPSGPRDLNRKRGWTHKRVSNAKLRATGWEPLYPSFLDAVRSVAPTL; from the coding sequence TTGAAACTCCTCCTCTGCGGCCACGGCTACCTTGGCCAGGCCATCTCCCGCGAGTTCCTCGCCGCCGGTTGGGACGTCGCCGCCACCTCGCTCTCCGGAGGCGAAGGCACCTTGTCCTGCGATCTCTCCAACGCGGTCTCCGTCGCCGCCTTGGCCGACATTCAACCGGACTTCGTCGTCCACTGCGCCGCCTCCGGCCGCGGCGGCCCCGAGGCCTACCGCGCCGTCTATCTCGATGGCTGCCGCCACCTCATCGCCACCTTCCCCGGCATCCCGCTGCTCTTCACCTCCAGCACTTCCGTCTACTCCCAGATCGATGGCTCGGAAGTCACCGAAGACAGCCCCGCCGAACCCGACCGCGAAACCGGCCGCATCCTCCGCAAAACCGAAGACCTCGTCCTTTCGTCCGGCGGCCTCATCACCCGCCTCGCCGGCATCTACGGCCCCTCCCGTAGCGTGATCCTGAAAAAGTTCCTCACCGGTGAAGCCGTCATCGAGGAAGACGGTCGACGCTACCTCAACCAGATCCACCGCGACGACGCCGCCCGCGCCATCCTCCACCTTCTTTCCTCTTCCTCTCAACTCTCCACCCTCAACTCTCAACTCCTCTTCAACCTCTCCGATTCCACCCCCCTCACCCAGCTCGAAGCCTACACCGCGCTGGCCCGCACCTTCGACAAGCCCCTCCCCCCCTCCGGCCCCCGCGACCTCAACCGCAAGCGCGGCTGGACCCACAAGCGCGTCTCGAACGCCAAACTCCGCGCCACCGGCTGGGAACCGCTCTACCCGTCCTTCCTCGACGCCGTCCGGTCCGTCGCCCCCACGCTTTAG
- a CDS encoding preprotein translocase subunit SecE: protein MLSKLGSFIGEVRGELHKASWPWESDPKIKGLKKYKELIDSTVVVLIAMVLVAGFVQFWDFLHVQIVTFLTNFGR from the coding sequence ATGCTTTCGAAACTCGGCAGCTTCATCGGCGAAGTCAGAGGCGAACTCCACAAGGCAAGCTGGCCGTGGGAGTCCGACCCGAAGATCAAGGGCCTTAAAAAATACAAGGAGCTCATCGATTCCACCGTGGTGGTTTTGATCGCGATGGTCCTTGTCGCTGGATTCGTTCAGTTCTGGGACTTCCTCCACGTCCAGATCGTCACTTTCCTCACCAACTTCGGACGCTGA
- a CDS encoding YiiX/YebB-like N1pC/P60 family cysteine hydrolase produces the protein MRKLLALLCLCLGLQTAGADTPKKTQATYEPQEGDIVFQSLPNAWGMDLVDAIEGSTGSPYSHCAMVFQKDGEWRVIEAIGPVQEIPLAQWIARGRGKKVWAYRLADDQKQHIPATLKAMRQDLGKPYDPHYRFDDQAIYCSELIWRGWKAATGKGLGTTVKLGDLHWQPYRKVIERIEGTTTIPVDREMITPRDLAAAKELKQVYPSP, from the coding sequence ATGAGAAAACTCCTCGCCCTGCTGTGCCTCTGTCTCGGCCTTCAGACCGCAGGCGCGGACACACCGAAAAAGACCCAGGCTACCTACGAGCCCCAGGAAGGCGACATCGTCTTCCAATCCCTTCCCAACGCCTGGGGCATGGATCTCGTGGACGCCATCGAGGGCTCCACCGGCTCCCCCTACTCGCATTGCGCGATGGTCTTCCAGAAGGACGGCGAATGGCGGGTGATCGAAGCCATCGGCCCGGTGCAGGAAATTCCGCTCGCCCAATGGATCGCCCGCGGACGCGGTAAAAAGGTCTGGGCCTACCGTCTCGCCGACGACCAGAAGCAGCACATCCCCGCCACCCTGAAAGCGATGCGTCAGGACCTCGGCAAGCCCTACGATCCGCATTACCGTTTCGATGACCAGGCGATCTATTGCTCCGAACTGATCTGGCGCGGCTGGAAGGCAGCCACCGGCAAGGGCCTCGGTACGACCGTGAAACTCGGCGATCTCCACTGGCAACCCTACCGCAAGGTGATCGAACGCATCGAAGGCACCACCACCATTCCCGTGGACCGGGAAATGATCACGCCCCGCGATCTCGCCGCGGCCAAAGAGCTGAAGCAGGTCTACCCCTCACCGTGA
- the nusG gene encoding transcription termination/antitermination protein NusG → MPAIPPAKDQWYVVHVLSGQESKVRERILRQAEAEELGDCVFDALVPTEMVSEIRRGKKTETKRKFFPGYILVNMNLITEDNQLVEKAWYFIKEMEGVIGFAGTKDRPIPMRPREVEGMLAQIKEREENVRPAISFEVGDTVKVADGPFQSQTGIVEEIDPERGKLRVSVTIFGRSTPVELEYWQVERA, encoded by the coding sequence ATGCCAGCCATCCCGCCCGCCAAAGACCAGTGGTACGTGGTCCACGTCCTCTCCGGTCAGGAATCCAAGGTCCGCGAGCGCATCCTCCGCCAAGCCGAAGCCGAGGAGCTGGGTGATTGTGTTTTCGACGCCCTCGTGCCGACCGAAATGGTCTCCGAGATCCGCCGCGGCAAGAAGACCGAAACCAAGCGCAAGTTCTTCCCGGGTTACATCCTGGTGAACATGAACCTCATCACCGAAGACAACCAGCTCGTCGAGAAGGCCTGGTACTTCATCAAGGAGATGGAAGGCGTGATCGGATTCGCCGGCACCAAGGACCGCCCGATCCCGATGCGTCCGCGCGAGGTGGAAGGCATGCTCGCCCAGATCAAGGAGCGCGAAGAGAACGTCCGCCCCGCCATCAGCTTCGAAGTCGGTGACACCGTGAAGGTCGCCGACGGTCCCTTCCAGAGCCAGACCGGCATCGTGGAAGAAATCGATCCCGAGCGCGGCAAGCTCCGCGTGTCGGTCACCATCTTCGGCCGCAGCACGCCGGTTGAACTCGAATACTGGCAGGTCGAGCGCGCCTGA
- a CDS encoding NlpC/P60 family protein — translation MLPRLRRLLFIGLLAALVALMVWPYHDGALRFGLPLACLGVWGALLWFARRSKWGWLTWVLPALVTIPFFLPSRPVGRAELREDYIAAMKRYEGVRYLWGGEGRSGIDCSGLPRRAMRDALLRQGWRHGNGAAFREWADQWWHDASAKALGEGYRGLTRPLGISGTVRTVKAAGLMPGDLAITRDGRHVMVYFGGGSWISADPGAGKVVIEDPVKASNPWFDAPVVCRRFRMVSTGSVGGGGAGRAICSPEEGKLELSPTF, via the coding sequence ATGCTTCCGAGGCTCCGCCGCCTGCTTTTCATCGGTTTGTTAGCCGCACTGGTCGCCCTGATGGTGTGGCCGTATCATGACGGCGCGCTCCGCTTCGGTTTACCTCTCGCGTGTTTGGGAGTATGGGGCGCGTTGCTGTGGTTTGCTCGGCGTTCGAAATGGGGGTGGCTGACGTGGGTTCTTCCGGCGTTGGTCACCATTCCCTTTTTCTTGCCATCACGTCCGGTGGGCAGGGCGGAACTGCGGGAGGACTACATCGCCGCGATGAAGCGTTACGAGGGAGTCCGCTATCTGTGGGGCGGAGAGGGGCGGAGCGGCATTGATTGCTCCGGGTTGCCGCGGCGGGCGATGCGGGACGCGTTGCTCCGGCAGGGATGGCGTCACGGCAATGGCGCGGCCTTCCGTGAATGGGCCGACCAGTGGTGGCATGACGCGAGCGCGAAAGCGCTGGGAGAGGGCTATCGCGGGTTGACGCGGCCGCTTGGGATCAGCGGCACCGTGCGGACGGTGAAAGCTGCGGGCTTGATGCCGGGAGATCTGGCGATCACCCGGGATGGGCGGCACGTGATGGTTTACTTCGGCGGTGGCTCGTGGATCTCGGCGGATCCCGGAGCGGGGAAGGTGGTGATCGAAGATCCGGTGAAGGCATCCAATCCGTGGTTCGATGCGCCGGTGGTGTGTCGCCGCTTTCGAATGGTGTCCACCGGCTCCGTTGGCGGTGGCGGGGCAGGCCGGGCGATATGCTCCCCCGAAGAGGGAAAGCTGGAGCTTTCCCCTACATTCTGA
- a CDS encoding GTPase/DUF3482 domain-containing protein, translating into MSQEVPSFAVVGRVNAGKTATLATLLEVDDNEVLRVSATPGETTRVQVLPVVYHDEELVRFLDTPGFQQPVEAMREIQRLAGDGTPGPVHVQRFVAECGARFPDEVRLLEPVMAGAGVLYVVDPCNPLRDAFLAEMEILRWTGRPRLALLNPQGEIPAGQESAWREQLGATFNLVRTFDAHSARYEERRRLLESLLQIDERHGDAIRRVLGKMENEWQERRELAAEAIVDFLEAALLLRVHEPLDEKDEGLPARRERKRAEMTDRYFKKLAGIENECVGRLLKLYRHHLLRIDADPARHTGLDLATEETWRKWGLGRAQLAAAGAIAGGAAGAAFDLGVGIHSLGAGTVIGALGGGLAAFFKGGSLPELKVKFGGIKLAGGDGRNLVVGPPASPNFPWVLLDSMLLRYHGIVGRAHGRRDVEMVEAGAGESRVRAMASEKRAVLQKWFTSCLKGAPDRGLEPEVYGVVVNLLDVC; encoded by the coding sequence GTGAGCCAAGAGGTGCCATCGTTCGCGGTGGTTGGCCGGGTCAATGCCGGCAAGACCGCGACCCTCGCGACTCTGCTGGAGGTGGATGACAACGAGGTGCTCCGGGTGAGCGCCACGCCGGGGGAAACGACCCGCGTGCAGGTGCTGCCGGTGGTGTACCACGATGAGGAGCTGGTGCGTTTCCTCGATACGCCGGGCTTCCAGCAGCCGGTGGAGGCGATGCGCGAGATCCAGCGGCTGGCGGGTGATGGAACGCCGGGCCCGGTGCACGTGCAGCGTTTCGTCGCGGAGTGCGGTGCGCGGTTTCCCGACGAGGTGCGCCTGCTGGAGCCGGTGATGGCCGGGGCGGGCGTGCTTTATGTCGTCGATCCGTGCAATCCGCTGCGGGATGCCTTTCTCGCGGAAATGGAGATCCTGCGCTGGACGGGGCGACCGCGTCTCGCGCTGCTCAATCCACAGGGCGAAATTCCCGCCGGACAGGAAAGCGCGTGGCGCGAGCAGCTCGGCGCGACGTTCAACCTGGTCCGCACCTTCGACGCCCATTCGGCCCGCTACGAGGAACGTCGTCGATTGCTCGAATCCCTGCTCCAGATCGATGAGCGCCACGGTGACGCGATCCGGCGGGTGCTCGGGAAGATGGAGAACGAGTGGCAGGAGCGCCGCGAGCTAGCGGCGGAGGCGATCGTGGATTTCCTCGAGGCGGCCCTGCTGCTGCGTGTCCACGAACCGCTCGACGAGAAGGACGAAGGGTTGCCCGCGCGGCGGGAGCGCAAGCGCGCGGAGATGACGGACCGTTATTTCAAGAAGCTCGCGGGGATCGAGAACGAGTGCGTGGGGCGACTGCTCAAGCTCTATCGCCACCATCTGCTGCGGATCGATGCGGATCCCGCGCGGCACACGGGACTCGATCTGGCGACCGAGGAAACTTGGCGGAAATGGGGGCTCGGGCGTGCCCAGCTCGCGGCGGCCGGAGCCATCGCGGGCGGTGCCGCCGGCGCGGCGTTTGATCTCGGGGTGGGCATTCACAGTCTCGGCGCGGGCACGGTGATCGGTGCGCTGGGTGGGGGGCTCGCGGCGTTTTTCAAAGGCGGCAGCTTGCCGGAGCTGAAGGTGAAATTCGGCGGTATCAAGCTGGCCGGAGGCGATGGCCGGAATCTGGTGGTCGGTCCGCCCGCGAGTCCGAATTTCCCGTGGGTGCTGCTGGATTCGATGCTGCTGCGTTACCACGGCATTGTCGGTCGGGCGCATGGCCGGAGGGATGTGGAGATGGTGGAGGCCGGTGCTGGTGAGAGCCGGGTGAGGGCGATGGCGTCCGAGAAGCGGGCGGTGCTTCAGAAATGGTTCACGTCGTGTCTGAAGGGGGCTCCGGATCGCGGGTTGGAGCCGGAGGTGTATGGGGTCGTTGTCAACCTGCTCGACGTCTGCTAG